One Campylobacter concisus DNA window includes the following coding sequences:
- the serC gene encoding phosphoserine transaminase: MSRKINFSAGPSAIPLSVLEHAKAEFTDYRGEGYSIMEISHRSKTFEEIHFGAMEKIRKLYGIGDEYEILFLQGGAHLQFSMIPMNLCQGGKAQYANTGVWTNKAIKEAKVLGVNVDVVASSEDENFSYIPDVKFSDDADYAYICSNNTIYGTQYKAMPKTKSPLVVDASSDFFARPLDFSSIGLLYGGAQKNAGPSGVTIVILRKDLVDRVSSQNVPMFLRYKTHVEANSLYNTPPTFGIYLLNLTMQHLLDLGGLTEVEKINAKKASTLYDIIDSSNGFYVGHAKKLSRSDMNVSFTIPKDHALEPVFVEEALKEGMLGLKGHRHLGGIRASIYNAVSQSDVEKLGEFMREFARKHS; encoded by the coding sequence ATGAGTAGAAAAATCAACTTTAGCGCAGGTCCAAGCGCGATACCACTAAGCGTTTTAGAGCATGCAAAGGCCGAATTTACCGACTACAGAGGCGAGGGCTACTCGATCATGGAGATCAGCCACAGAAGCAAGACCTTTGAAGAGATCCATTTTGGCGCGATGGAGAAGATAAGAAAGCTTTACGGCATCGGCGATGAGTATGAAATTTTATTTTTGCAAGGCGGCGCACACTTGCAATTTAGCATGATACCAATGAATTTATGCCAAGGCGGCAAGGCGCAGTACGCAAACACTGGCGTTTGGACAAACAAGGCGATCAAAGAGGCAAAAGTGCTTGGCGTAAATGTAGATGTCGTAGCAAGCAGTGAGGATGAAAATTTCTCTTACATCCCTGATGTGAAATTTAGTGACGATGCCGACTACGCCTACATCTGCTCAAACAACACGATTTACGGCACGCAGTATAAGGCTATGCCAAAGACAAAATCTCCACTTGTTGTCGATGCTTCGAGCGACTTTTTCGCTAGACCGCTTGATTTTAGCAGTATCGGCTTGCTTTACGGTGGTGCTCAGAAAAATGCAGGTCCAAGCGGCGTGACTATCGTCATTTTAAGAAAAGACCTAGTTGATCGCGTGAGCAGCCAAAACGTCCCTATGTTTTTGCGCTACAAAACGCACGTAGAGGCAAACTCACTCTATAACACACCGCCAACTTTTGGAATTTATCTTTTAAATTTAACCATGCAGCACCTACTAGATCTTGGCGGACTTACCGAGGTTGAGAAGATAAATGCGAAAAAAGCAAGCACGCTTTATGACATCATAGATAGCTCAAATGGCTTTTACGTGGGACATGCCAAAAAATTAAGCAGGTCAGATATGAATGTGAGCTTTACGATACCAAAAGATCATGCGCTTGAGCCAGTTTTTGTCGAAGAAGCACTAAAAGAGGGCATGCTAGGGCTAAAAGGTCACAGACATCTTGGTGGCATAAGAGCATCTATCTACAACGCCGTTAGCCAAAGCGACGTTGAGAAACTTGGTGAGTTTATGAGAGAATTTGCAAGAAAACATAGCTGA
- a CDS encoding CHAD domain-containing protein, with protein sequence MSLEIERKFLLKNSQILDFLKEAGVVFKHLEISQFYTKITQNEEIRFRSEEDKFIKTVKIGKDLIREENEEFCEKVEFKKALKNRIGSVILKDRYTFKLNNNPCNIDIFKNELNGLCTFEIEFSDENEAVFFKLPPFLENFCLSDVTCDKRYKNKFLAIHANENEQIDYKRAYKIIKEKEILPNFAANLKSGEALRVLFVSIFKVIKRLKNQYLIDKDEEVLHELRVNLRKVRSILKIFSGVFDEKVTLFFGENFKMLANSTNKKRDLDVFLSFLNEQKHANEPIYFVKKALDLEYENVKSYLGNEENYAFLKEWEIFLNEGEFYKSKLFDVSLSRLGSFKLRMLLVLAQKRLKSLNQDCPNESFHDLRIELKKMRYTYEFLCEVFYFEGLKKYEEKLKQMQEIFGNLQDYDVWLGILKRLPEMPDKERLESKIYKQIYKSREEILKKRLKFIKATRKISRNLKIYYI encoded by the coding sequence GTGAGTTTGGAGATAGAGCGTAAATTTTTACTCAAAAATTCTCAAATTCTAGATTTTTTAAAAGAAGCTGGAGTAGTCTTTAAACATCTTGAAATTTCTCAATTTTATACCAAGATAACGCAAAATGAAGAGATTCGCTTTCGAAGTGAAGAGGATAAATTTATAAAAACTGTAAAGATCGGCAAAGATCTAATCAGAGAAGAAAATGAAGAATTTTGCGAAAAAGTGGAGTTTAAAAAGGCTCTTAAAAACCGCATCGGTAGCGTCATCTTAAAAGATAGATACACTTTTAAACTAAATAACAATCCTTGCAATATCGATATTTTTAAAAATGAACTAAACGGGCTTTGTACATTTGAAATCGAATTTAGCGATGAAAATGAAGCCGTCTTTTTCAAGCTGCCACCATTTTTAGAAAATTTTTGCCTAAGTGATGTAACTTGCGATAAAAGATATAAAAACAAATTTCTTGCCATCCATGCTAATGAAAATGAACAAATCGACTACAAAAGAGCCTATAAGATCATAAAAGAAAAAGAAATTCTTCCAAATTTTGCTGCAAATCTAAAAAGCGGCGAGGCGCTAAGAGTCCTTTTTGTTAGTATTTTTAAAGTAATAAAAAGGCTAAAAAACCAGTATTTGATAGACAAAGATGAAGAAGTTTTGCATGAGCTTCGCGTAAATTTAAGAAAGGTTAGATCGATCCTTAAAATTTTTAGTGGCGTTTTTGATGAGAAAGTGACACTTTTTTTTGGTGAGAATTTTAAAATGCTTGCAAACTCGACAAACAAAAAGCGAGATTTGGATGTATTTTTGAGCTTTTTAAACGAGCAAAAACATGCAAATGAGCCTATATATTTTGTGAAAAAGGCTCTAGATTTAGAGTATGAAAATGTAAAAAGCTACCTTGGTAACGAAGAAAACTACGCATTTTTAAAAGAGTGGGAGATATTTTTAAATGAGGGTGAATTTTATAAGTCAAAACTCTTTGATGTAAGCCTTTCGCGCCTTGGTTCGTTTAAGCTTAGAATGCTTTTAGTTTTAGCTCAAAAAAGGCTAAAAAGCCTTAATCAAGACTGCCCAAATGAGAGCTTTCATGATCTTAGGATAGAGCTTAAAAAGATGAGATATACATACGAGTTTTTATGTGAAGTTTTCTATTTTGAAGGGCTTAAAAAGTATGAAGAGAAGCTAAAGCAGATGCAAGAAATTTTTGGCAATCTTCAAGACTATGACGTCTGGCTTGGTATCCTTAAAAGGCTTCCAGAAATGCCAGATAAAGAGAGGCTCGAGAGTAAAATTTACAAGCAAATTTATAAAAGTAGAGAAGAGATACTAAAAAAGCGTCTTAAATTTATAAAAGCAACTCGCAAAATTTCAAGAAATTTAAAAATTTACTACATATAA
- a CDS encoding Fur family transcriptional regulator, which yields MQYVSLLKQSGLKVTPQRLSVLRILDRHTHPTIDELYDEILKESPSVSLATVYKNLNTLKDEGLVVEVNIVNQKARYDIYEYPHIHVVCESCGSVEDVSYDDAELGKYQEALEKKIGNIIERLNIVASVKSCKHCK from the coding sequence ATGCAATACGTATCATTATTAAAGCAATCTGGGCTAAAAGTCACGCCACAGCGCCTTAGCGTTTTAAGAATTCTTGATCGCCACACGCATCCAACGATTGATGAGCTTTATGATGAGATTTTAAAAGAGAGCCCATCAGTTTCTCTTGCGACAGTTTATAAAAATTTAAATACTTTAAAAGACGAAGGTCTCGTAGTCGAAGTAAATATCGTCAATCAAAAAGCTAGATACGACATCTACGAATATCCACATATTCATGTAGTTTGCGAAAGCTGTGGAAGCGTTGAGGACGTGAGCTACGATGATGCTGAGCTTGGCAAATATCAAGAGGCACTAGAAAAGAAGATCGGAAATATAATAGAACGTCTAAATATCGTAGCTAGCGTAAAAAGCTGTAAACACTGTAAGTAG
- a CDS encoding class I SAM-dependent methyltransferase has product MNKTKKAYDEIPYFSAAFSDCSPVRIEAVAKFLGLKAASLKEARVLELGSSYGGNILPFAISHKNAKVVGIDISSHQVAEGNKVAKQIGLENFTLLERNFLHMNESDIKELGKFDYIIAHGVYSWVSPNVRDALLATIKALLSKDGIAYVSYNTYPGWKSLDILRDFMLFVSSGNDSKEALAHVKGELNFLQDYLKFSLQNQSDVVYKDSMKLLLTQLNFLQGIIAKGNDYYILHDFLEASNEPIYFHKFAKHIDKHGLCYVIDASLNDIFASSTGIYRFDAHIEQNYNSRIKKEQLNDFLFNRSFRKSLIAHKERLGGAEDFDAVLGESELDRIYFAYFSEQSRTKTQEILSKSYPQSLNLSEVKTALGENANEAFVGLLEILNDQNTKISSSKLAALIYEPGKTRLKPRTAAYLEYFLNASSPVISLANELNGKLNLSHEEIKAALKFDGKASLEDIAKSVNLSKDELDKLAFKLSEAYFFEEI; this is encoded by the coding sequence ATGAATAAAACAAAGAAAGCTTACGATGAAATTCCTTATTTCTCGGCTGCATTTAGCGACTGCTCGCCAGTTAGGATAGAAGCGGTTGCTAAATTTCTGGGACTTAAAGCAGCTAGCCTAAAAGAGGCTAGAGTGCTTGAGCTTGGCTCATCATATGGCGGTAACATCTTGCCATTTGCCATTTCACATAAAAATGCAAAAGTCGTTGGTATCGACATCTCAAGCCATCAAGTGGCTGAAGGTAACAAAGTAGCAAAGCAGATAGGTTTAGAAAATTTTACTCTGCTTGAGCGAAATTTTTTGCACATGAACGAAAGCGATATAAAAGAGCTTGGAAAATTTGACTATATTATCGCTCATGGTGTTTATAGCTGGGTGAGCCCAAATGTAAGAGATGCGCTGCTTGCCACGATTAAGGCACTACTTAGCAAGGATGGCATCGCTTATGTTTCGTATAATACCTATCCTGGCTGGAAGAGCCTTGATATTTTAAGAGATTTTATGCTTTTTGTAAGTTCAGGCAACGACAGCAAAGAAGCACTTGCTCATGTGAAAGGTGAGTTAAATTTTTTGCAGGATTATTTGAAATTTAGCCTGCAAAACCAAAGTGATGTCGTATACAAAGATAGCATGAAGCTTCTTCTAACACAGCTAAATTTCTTACAAGGTATCATCGCAAAGGGCAATGATTATTATATATTGCATGACTTTTTAGAGGCAAGCAACGAGCCAATCTACTTTCATAAATTTGCTAAACATATCGACAAGCACGGACTTTGCTACGTCATAGACGCTTCGCTAAATGATATCTTTGCAAGCTCAACTGGGATTTACCGCTTTGATGCACATATCGAGCAAAATTACAACTCTCGCATCAAAAAAGAGCAACTAAACGACTTTTTGTTTAATAGATCATTTAGAAAAAGTCTCATCGCTCACAAGGAGAGGCTTGGTGGTGCTGAGGACTTTGATGCAGTGCTTGGAGAGAGTGAGCTTGATAGGATTTATTTTGCATATTTTAGTGAGCAGTCAAGGACTAAAACGCAAGAAATTTTAAGCAAAAGCTATCCACAAAGCTTAAATTTAAGCGAAGTAAAAACGGCACTTGGTGAGAATGCAAATGAAGCTTTTGTGGGACTGCTTGAAATTTTAAACGATCAAAACACTAAAATTTCTTCTTCAAAACTTGCAGCACTTATCTATGAGCCCGGCAAAACTAGACTAAAGCCTAGAACTGCTGCGTATCTTGAGTATTTTTTAAATGCTAGCTCGCCAGTTATCTCTTTGGCAAATGAGCTAAATGGCAAGTTAAATTTAAGCCATGAAGAGATCAAGGCCGCTTTAAAATTTGATGGCAAAGCTAGTTTAGAAGATATCGCAAAGAGCGTAAATTTAAGTAAAGATGAGCTAGATAAGCTTGCTTTTAAATTAAGCGAAGCCTACTTTTTTGAAGAAATTTAA
- the ubiE gene encoding bifunctional demethylmenaquinone methyltransferase/2-methoxy-6-polyprenyl-1,4-benzoquinol methylase UbiE, which produces MQKQEKIVDMFNQIAPTYDVANRVLSLGVDVSWRKFACRYMLEIFKNKSINIVDVACGTGDMMGLWSEISKEFGVQIKSLTGIDPSSGMLKEARAKFPNFKFIEAYADNTTLASGEAQILSISYGIRNVVERKAALREFNRVLDLNGYVVVLEFTKRQKKGLITSLRDFYLSKILPKIGGFISKNKEAYEYLPSSIENFLDAKSFCDELAEAGFEIELCKGFSMDISTLFIAKKVR; this is translated from the coding sequence ATGCAAAAACAAGAAAAAATCGTTGATATGTTTAACCAGATCGCTCCGACTTATGACGTCGCAAACAGAGTGCTAAGTCTTGGTGTGGACGTGAGTTGGAGGAAATTTGCCTGCAGATATATGCTAGAAATTTTTAAAAATAAAAGCATAAATATCGTGGATGTGGCTTGTGGCACTGGCGATATGATGGGGCTTTGGAGTGAAATTTCAAAAGAATTTGGCGTGCAGATAAAAAGCCTCACTGGCATCGATCCCTCAAGTGGTATGCTAAAAGAGGCTAGGGCGAAATTTCCAAATTTTAAATTTATAGAGGCATACGCTGACAACACAACGCTCGCAAGCGGTGAGGCTCAAATTTTAAGCATAAGCTATGGCATCAGAAATGTGGTCGAGCGAAAGGCGGCACTTAGGGAGTTTAACAGAGTGCTTGATTTAAATGGCTACGTAGTTGTACTTGAATTTACAAAACGCCAGAAAAAGGGCCTTATAACCTCGCTAAGAGATTTTTACTTAAGTAAAATTTTGCCAAAAATTGGTGGCTTTATCTCAAAAAACAAAGAGGCATACGAGTATCTGCCTAGTTCGATCGAAAATTTCTTGGACGCAAAGAGCTTTTGCGACGAGCTAGCCGAAGCTGGCTTTGAGATAGAGCTTTGCAAGGGCTTTAGCATGGATATCTCGACACTATTTATCGCTAAAAAGGTAAGATAA
- the xseA gene encoding exodeoxyribonuclease VII large subunit yields the protein MLSVSELNEKAKALLEATLDYVEVSGEISRLTKHASGHWYFTLKDEKSSISAVMYRMNNQKVKFLPKDGLKVKIYGKVTIYSPSGSYQLVASAMLPDGEGELELAFRQLKEKLENEGLFDIAAKKEIPNLPKKIALVTSATSAALQDMLKVVTSRWKLSEIYIFDALTQGENAPSSLIKALRRADKYGVDVIVLARGGGSKEDLWCFNDEGLAREIYATKTPVVSAIGHEIDYVISDFVADRRSLTPSAAMLDLLPDEEAFFQYLDRLSDDLDSALNLKITKKQNLLNVLLSKFSSNALKAMIELKFSEVTNKQNALANAVQRKILVLGSALSSLEKAYEMRELFFERTKGLIEVRKDGKRADLRDLKIDDEIELISQNTHKKAIIKE from the coding sequence ATGCTTAGTGTTTCTGAGCTAAACGAAAAAGCAAAGGCACTGCTTGAAGCCACACTTGACTACGTCGAGGTAAGCGGAGAAATTTCGCGCCTTACTAAGCACGCTTCTGGGCACTGGTACTTCACGCTAAAGGATGAGAAGTCAAGCATTTCAGCCGTGATGTATCGCATGAATAACCAAAAGGTCAAATTCTTACCAAAAGATGGCCTAAAAGTAAAAATTTATGGCAAAGTGACCATTTATTCGCCAAGTGGGTCGTATCAGCTAGTGGCTAGTGCGATGCTGCCTGATGGCGAGGGTGAGCTTGAGCTTGCGTTTAGGCAGCTTAAAGAAAAGCTCGAAAATGAGGGCCTTTTTGACATTGCTGCAAAAAAAGAGATACCAAATTTACCTAAGAAAATAGCCCTTGTCACAAGCGCTACTTCGGCGGCGCTTCAGGATATGCTAAAGGTCGTGACTAGTCGTTGGAAATTAAGCGAAATTTATATTTTTGACGCGCTAACTCAGGGTGAAAATGCCCCAAGCTCGCTCATAAAGGCTTTACGAAGAGCCGATAAATACGGCGTTGATGTGATAGTTTTGGCTCGCGGAGGTGGTAGTAAAGAGGATCTTTGGTGCTTTAACGACGAGGGCTTGGCGCGTGAAATTTACGCCACCAAAACGCCAGTCGTAAGCGCTATAGGACACGAGATAGACTATGTTATAAGCGACTTTGTGGCAGATCGTAGGTCGCTTACGCCAAGTGCAGCTATGCTTGATCTGCTGCCTGATGAAGAGGCGTTTTTCCAGTATCTTGATAGGCTCAGCGACGATCTTGATAGCGCTTTAAATTTAAAGATCACCAAAAAGCAAAATTTGCTAAATGTCCTTCTTTCTAAATTTTCATCAAATGCTCTAAAAGCTATGATCGAGCTAAAATTTAGCGAGGTGACAAATAAGCAAAACGCCCTAGCAAATGCCGTGCAAAGAAAAATTTTAGTCCTTGGCTCGGCTCTTAGCTCGCTAGAGAAGGCTTATGAGATGAGAGAGCTCTTTTTTGAGAGAACGAAGGGACTTATTGAGGTTAGAAAAGATGGCAAGAGAGCCGATCTTAGGGATTTAAAAATAGACGATGAGATAGAGCTCATCTCGCAAAATACACATAAAAAAGCAATAATCAAGGAGTAA
- a CDS encoding sulfite exporter TauE/SafE family protein, giving the protein MLFVELFIIGIGVGYIAGFFGIGGGTVVVPIMVAFGYDVKTAIGISVMQMIFSATFGSYLNYKAGLLKLNRGVFLGLGGLVGASFSGIIVSHTPELLLELLLLATFIFSLIKLYFTPNSDGTNANNSVFLLFLVGFFIGALAISIGIGGGVFIAPILVGFLRYDMKKAVSIGVFFVMFAAISGFISLSLNGHISYLEGTFLGLGSLIGAYFGTKKTQAMDKKALKKWFLLFYILMITLILKDMIFG; this is encoded by the coding sequence ATGCTTTTTGTTGAACTTTTTATAATTGGTATCGGCGTTGGATACATCGCTGGCTTTTTTGGCATCGGTGGCGGCACAGTCGTTGTTCCTATAATGGTCGCCTTTGGATATGACGTGAAAACAGCTATTGGTATAAGCGTCATGCAGATGATATTTAGTGCGACTTTTGGCTCATACCTAAACTATAAAGCTGGGCTTTTAAAACTAAACCGCGGCGTATTTTTAGGTCTTGGAGGATTGGTCGGAGCTAGCTTTAGTGGCATAATCGTATCTCATACACCTGAGCTCTTACTCGAACTGCTCTTGCTTGCAACTTTTATCTTTTCACTCATAAAACTATACTTCACACCAAATAGTGACGGTACAAATGCGAACAACTCAGTGTTTTTACTATTTCTAGTTGGTTTTTTCATAGGTGCACTTGCCATTAGTATAGGCATAGGCGGTGGGGTTTTTATAGCTCCTATTTTAGTTGGCTTCTTGCGCTATGATATGAAAAAAGCCGTTTCAATAGGAGTATTTTTCGTGATGTTTGCAGCCATTTCAGGCTTTATCTCACTATCTTTAAACGGCCACATCTCTTATTTAGAGGGTACATTCCTAGGACTTGGCTCACTAATAGGAGCTTACTTTGGCACCAAGAAAACACAAGCTATGGACAAAAAAGCACTTAAAAAGTGGTTTTTACTCTTTTATATTTTGATGATAACTCTAATCTTAAAAGATATGATATTTGGCTAA
- the dxs gene encoding 1-deoxy-D-xylulose-5-phosphate synthase, translating to MNKDVKSLDVDELNALCHDIRDKILATVSKNGGHLSSNIGAVEIIVAMHKIFDVTKDPFIFDVSHQSYAHKLLTGRWESFDTLRKFNGISGYTKPSESNFDYFVAGHSSTSISLAVGAAKAIKLKNEDRIPVTVIGDGSLSGGMAYEALNELGDRKYPCVIILNDNEMSISKPIGALSKYLSQMMAGQFYQKFKGRVEKFLSYMPDSAAYMARRIEEGIRLITPGMFFEELGLEYIGPVDGHDLGALLSTFETAKSMKKPVIVHVQTLKGKGYEFAEGCYENWHGVGPFDLKSGEFIKRQSNKSATAIFSERLLKMAREHSDIVGVTAAMPTGTGMDALIQEFPDRFWDVAIAEQHAVTSMSAMAKEGFKPFVAIYSTFMQRAYDQVIHDASILNLNITFAMDRAGIVGEDGETHQGAFDISFLNAVPNMVLFAPRCEESMKNVMEFAYSYKGVSAFRYPRGAFILRDEFEAKPLEFGKGEILADAKSDIAFLGYGNGVGRANLVRNLLSGKLDAILVDLVFAKPLDSELLLDLAKRTKKWYIFSDSAKKGGIGEIVSAFLQENKISNISVISFEYEDKFIPHGSTADVEKYLGISAEQITKNLLENN from the coding sequence ATGAATAAAGACGTTAAAAGTTTAGATGTTGATGAACTAAACGCACTTTGTCATGACATCAGGGATAAAATTTTAGCCACCGTTAGCAAAAATGGCGGTCACCTTAGCTCAAACATCGGTGCAGTTGAGATCATTGTGGCGATGCATAAAATTTTTGATGTGACAAAAGATCCATTTATTTTTGATGTGAGCCACCAAAGCTATGCACATAAGCTGCTGACTGGACGCTGGGAGAGCTTTGATACGCTTAGAAAATTTAACGGCATCAGTGGCTATACAAAGCCAAGCGAGAGTAACTTTGACTACTTTGTGGCAGGTCATAGCTCGACATCCATTTCGCTTGCAGTTGGTGCTGCAAAGGCTATAAAACTTAAAAACGAAGATCGTATCCCAGTAACTGTCATAGGCGATGGCTCACTAAGTGGCGGAATGGCGTACGAGGCGCTAAATGAGCTAGGCGATAGAAAGTACCCTTGCGTCATCATCCTAAACGACAACGAGATGAGCATAAGCAAGCCCATAGGCGCGCTTAGCAAGTATCTAAGCCAGATGATGGCAGGGCAGTTTTATCAAAAATTTAAGGGCAGGGTTGAGAAATTTCTAAGCTATATGCCAGATTCAGCTGCATATATGGCTAGGCGTATCGAAGAGGGTATAAGGCTTATAACTCCTGGCATGTTTTTTGAAGAGCTTGGACTTGAGTATATTGGGCCAGTTGATGGACACGATTTAGGCGCACTTCTTAGCACATTTGAGACAGCAAAAAGTATGAAAAAACCAGTCATTGTTCATGTGCAGACACTAAAGGGCAAAGGATATGAATTTGCTGAGGGGTGCTATGAAAATTGGCACGGAGTTGGGCCATTTGATCTAAAAAGTGGCGAATTTATCAAAAGACAGTCAAACAAGTCAGCCACGGCGATCTTTAGCGAGCGGCTTTTAAAGATGGCAAGAGAGCATAGTGACATCGTTGGCGTAACGGCCGCGATGCCAACAGGTACTGGTATGGACGCCTTGATACAAGAATTTCCAGACCGCTTTTGGGACGTAGCGATAGCTGAGCAGCATGCAGTCACATCTATGTCAGCCATGGCAAAAGAGGGCTTTAAGCCATTTGTCGCGATATACTCGACATTTATGCAAAGAGCCTACGATCAGGTCATTCACGATGCTTCTATTTTAAATTTAAACATCACGTTTGCGATGGATAGGGCTGGTATCGTAGGTGAGGATGGCGAAACGCATCAGGGTGCGTTTGATATAAGCTTTTTAAACGCTGTGCCAAACATGGTTCTTTTTGCCCCAAGATGCGAAGAGAGTATGAAAAATGTTATGGAATTTGCCTACTCTTACAAGGGTGTTAGCGCATTTAGATATCCGCGTGGGGCATTTATCTTAAGAGATGAGTTTGAAGCTAAGCCACTTGAGTTTGGCAAGGGTGAAATTTTAGCTGACGCAAAGAGTGATATCGCATTTTTAGGCTATGGTAACGGCGTTGGTAGGGCAAATTTGGTTAGAAATTTACTAAGTGGCAAGCTTGATGCGATATTGGTTGATCTTGTCTTTGCAAAGCCGCTTGATAGTGAGCTTTTACTGGATCTTGCAAAACGCACTAAAAAATGGTACATCTTTAGCGATAGTGCCAAAAAAGGTGGTATTGGTGAGATAGTAAGTGCATTTTTACAAGAAAATAAAATTTCAAATATAAGCGTCATTAGCTTTGAGTATGAAGATAAATTTATCCCACATGGTTCAACTGCTGATGTTGAAAAGTATCTTGGTATAAGTGCCGAGCAGATTACCAAAAATTTACTAGAAAATAATTAA
- the fliH gene encoding flagellar assembly protein FliH yields the protein MKSSVITSETSPAHFIENYRFKVLGVGERAADSAPVLIEENNLSEELSEQNFGQKGENFIPQTSHQTQANSQNHFAPQAQSPQIQQAGESSFVEELLKKTDELSSNIIKLQMQIENQESEFAKRLEAEISRAKEDGKNEGIAQANAANEARINELEARFSTSAAKLEEQYVKFDEFLNKIEGELGQTAIKIAKEVIDKEISTSSNQIAHHLASSLIKELSNVKNIEIRVNPEDSEYLKEQFSKNEHVKISADDAISKGGVVIISDGGNIDATIQTRLEKLKMLVNNE from the coding sequence ATGAAAAGCAGCGTAATAACCAGTGAAACTTCTCCAGCTCACTTTATAGAAAATTACAGATTTAAGGTGCTTGGAGTTGGAGAGCGAGCCGCAGATAGTGCTCCTGTATTGATAGAAGAAAATAATCTTAGTGAAGAGCTAAGTGAGCAAAATTTTGGGCAAAAGGGTGAAAATTTCATTCCTCAAACTAGCCACCAAACGCAGGCAAACTCACAAAATCACTTTGCTCCTCAGGCTCAAAGTCCACAAATACAGCAAGCAGGTGAGTCGAGCTTTGTCGAAGAACTGCTTAAAAAAACAGATGAGCTAAGTAGCAATATCATCAAACTTCAAATGCAAATAGAAAATCAAGAGAGCGAATTTGCTAAACGCCTTGAGGCTGAAATTTCTCGTGCAAAAGAGGATGGCAAAAATGAGGGTATCGCCCAAGCAAATGCGGCAAATGAAGCAAGGATAAATGAGTTAGAGGCTAGATTTAGCACTTCAGCTGCAAAACTTGAAGAGCAGTACGTTAAATTTGATGAGTTTTTAAATAAGATCGAGGGTGAGCTTGGTCAAACTGCTATAAAAATCGCAAAAGAAGTAATCGATAAAGAAATTTCAACCTCTTCAAATCAGATCGCTCATCATCTAGCAAGCTCGCTTATAAAAGAGCTAAGTAATGTCAAAAATATAGAAATTCGTGTAAATCCTGAAGATAGTGAGTATCTAAAAGAGCAATTTAGCAAGAATGAACACGTCAAGATAAGTGCTGATGATGCTATAAGCAAAGGCGGTGTGGTTATTATAAGTGATGGTGGCAATATCGATGCGACTATACAAACAAGGCTAGAAAAACTAAAAATGCTGGTAAATAATGAATAA